In Vagococcus luciliae, one genomic interval encodes:
- a CDS encoding peptide chain release factor 3: protein MGFDQQKEVDRRRTFAIISHPDAGKTTITEQLLLFGGAIRNAGTVKGKKSGNYAKSDWMDIEKQRGISVTSSVMQFDFQGKRVNILDTPGHEDFSEDTYRTLMAVDSAVMVIDSAKGIEAQTKKLFQVCRMRGIPIFTFINKLDRDGREPLDLLEELEEVLEIDSYPMNWPIGMGKGFEGLYDIYNNRIEIHRPDRFDGERFLPLNDERELAMDHPLKEQSIFSQVMEEVELLLEAGNEFSEEKIAKGELTPVFFGSALTNFGVETFLETFLQFAPKPNEHETKDGGEISPYDKDFSGFVFKIQANMNPAHRDRIAFVRICSGSFEKGMEVKLARESKKIKLNNSTQFMADSREVVEEAVAGDIIGLYDTGTYQIGDTLFTGKDRIEFEDLPQFTPELFMKVTAKNVMKQKSFYKGLYQLVQEGAIQLYKTYLTEDFIIGAVGQLQFEVFKHRMLNEYNTELIMEPMGTKIARWIDPSQLDEKMSSSRNILARDRFDQPLFLFENQFAMRWFADKYPDVELKTLL, encoded by the coding sequence ATGGGATTTGATCAACAAAAAGAAGTCGATAGAAGAAGAACATTTGCTATTATTTCGCATCCGGATGCTGGTAAAACAACAATTACGGAACAGTTACTATTGTTTGGTGGTGCAATTAGAAATGCGGGAACTGTAAAAGGAAAAAAATCTGGAAACTATGCTAAATCAGACTGGATGGATATTGAAAAACAACGTGGGATTTCAGTTACAAGTTCTGTGATGCAATTTGATTTTCAAGGCAAACGCGTGAATATTTTAGATACACCAGGACATGAGGATTTCTCGGAAGATACTTATCGTACATTGATGGCAGTCGATAGTGCTGTCATGGTAATTGATAGTGCTAAAGGGATTGAAGCACAAACAAAAAAACTTTTCCAAGTATGTCGAATGCGTGGGATTCCTATTTTTACCTTTATCAATAAATTAGATAGAGATGGTCGTGAACCACTTGATTTATTGGAAGAATTAGAAGAAGTGTTAGAAATTGATTCTTATCCAATGAACTGGCCAATTGGTATGGGAAAAGGTTTTGAAGGATTGTATGATATTTACAACAATCGTATTGAAATCCATCGTCCTGATCGATTTGATGGCGAAAGATTTTTACCGTTGAATGATGAAAGAGAATTGGCAATGGATCATCCATTAAAAGAGCAATCTATTTTTTCTCAAGTGATGGAAGAAGTAGAGTTATTACTTGAAGCCGGAAATGAATTTTCAGAAGAAAAAATTGCTAAAGGTGAGTTAACCCCTGTGTTTTTTGGTTCTGCTTTGACGAATTTTGGTGTGGAAACATTTTTAGAAACCTTTTTACAATTTGCACCAAAACCAAACGAGCATGAAACGAAAGATGGTGGAGAAATTAGTCCTTACGATAAAGATTTTTCTGGATTTGTCTTTAAAATTCAAGCAAATATGAACCCAGCTCATAGAGACAGGATTGCATTTGTTCGTATTTGTTCAGGTAGCTTTGAAAAAGGTATGGAAGTCAAGTTAGCGCGTGAATCGAAAAAAATTAAACTAAATAATTCAACGCAATTTATGGCTGATTCACGTGAAGTGGTGGAAGAAGCTGTTGCAGGTGATATTATTGGGTTATATGATACTGGGACATATCAGATTGGTGATACTTTATTTACTGGTAAAGATAGAATCGAATTTGAAGATTTACCACAATTTACACCAGAATTATTTATGAAAGTCACAGCTAAAAACGTGATGAAACAAAAATCATTCTACAAAGGGTTATATCAATTGGTTCAAGAAGGAGCTATCCAATTATACAAAACTTATTTAACAGAAGACTTTATTATTGGAGCAGTCGGTCAACTACAGTTTGAGGTATTCAAACATCGTATGTTGAATGAGTACAATACTGAGTTAATCATGGAACCAATGGGAACAAAAATTGCTCGTTGGATTGACCCATCTCAGTTAGATGAAAAAATGAGTTCAAGTCGAAATATCTTAGCAAGAGATCGATTTGACCAACCATTATTCTTATTTGAAAACCAGTTCGCGATGCGTTGGTTTGCAGATAAGTATCCAGATGTAGAATTGAAAACATTGTTATAA
- a CDS encoding sigma-70 family RNA polymerase sigma factor: MKNHRTDKEFFEYVYDIYEQKIFYQALSILNNKEQAEDITQEVFEQLYSDFESIKKFNDLHLKKFIIKTTKNKSIDLYRKNNTRIKYLETYKTKKNNNEEDNNVNDYVDKMISEQEILDISKQLKEPYLHVFLYRVYYGLSNKEIAKIMDSKEATVRKQFERAKNIVKKVIGGIHYGKE, from the coding sequence ATGAAAAATCACAGGACAGATAAAGAATTTTTTGAGTATGTATATGATATATATGAACAGAAAATATTTTATCAAGCTTTATCTATATTGAATAATAAAGAGCAAGCAGAAGACATTACTCAAGAGGTTTTTGAACAATTATATTCAGATTTTGAAAGTATAAAAAAATTTAATGATCTACATTTAAAAAAATTTATTATCAAAACAACAAAGAATAAATCGATTGATTTGTATCGTAAAAACAATACTCGGATAAAATATCTTGAAACTTATAAAACTAAAAAAAATAACAATGAAGAAGATAATAATGTGAATGATTATGTAGATAAAATGATATCTGAACAGGAAATACTAGATATTAGTAAGCAATTAAAAGAACCATATCTTCATGTTTTTTTGTATAGAGTTTATTATGGATTATCAAATAAAGAGATAGCAAAAATAATGGATTCAAAAGAAGCAACCGTACGAAAACAATTTGAGAGGGCTAAAAATATAGTGAAAAAAGTGATTGGAGGGATTCATTATGGAAAAGAATGA